A region from the Thermococcus sp. Bubb.Bath genome encodes:
- a CDS encoding DNA-directed RNA polymerase subunit N, with amino-acid sequence MIVPVRCFTCGRVIGDKYYEFKERVEKGEDPEKVLDDLGIERYCCRRTLLSHVELIDQVMTYRVY; translated from the coding sequence GTGATAGTTCCCGTCAGGTGTTTCACTTGCGGTCGCGTGATAGGCGACAAATACTACGAGTTCAAGGAGAGGGTTGAGAAGGGCGAAGACCCTGAGAAGGTCCTCGACGACCTCGGAATTGAGAGGTACTGCTGCAGAAGGACCCTCCTGAGCCATGTGGAGCTCATAGATCAGGTAATGACGTACAGAGTCTACTGA
- a CDS encoding 50S ribosomal protein L14e has protein sequence MPAMEVGRIAVVIAGRRAGQKVVVVDIIDRNFVLVTGAGLNKVKRRRMNVKHLEPLPEKVNIERGADDEAVKATLEQAGISLE, from the coding sequence ATGCCAGCTATGGAAGTTGGAAGGATTGCCGTCGTTATTGCCGGAAGGAGAGCCGGTCAGAAGGTCGTCGTCGTTGACATCATCGACAGGAACTTCGTCCTCGTTACCGGCGCTGGACTGAACAAGGTCAAGCGCAGGAGGATGAACGTCAAGCACCTCGAGCCCCTTCCGGAGAAGGTCAACATCGAGCGCGGCGCCGACGACGAGGCCGTCAAGGCCACCCTCGAGCAGGCTGGAATCAGCCTTGAGTGA
- a CDS encoding 30S ribosomal protein S13, protein MTENFRHIVRVAGVDLDGNRPLRWALTGIRGIGANMAAIICRVGGFDENMKTGYLTDEQVKKLEGIIENPSAHGIPAWAVNRPKDYETGKDLHLITAKLAMAWREDFNRLRRIRSYRGIRLERGLPVRGQRTRSNFRHGSTLGVSRKKK, encoded by the coding sequence ATGACCGAGAACTTTAGACATATAGTCCGTGTTGCGGGAGTTGACCTGGATGGGAACAGACCGCTCAGATGGGCCCTCACAGGAATCAGGGGCATCGGGGCCAACATGGCCGCAATAATCTGCCGTGTTGGCGGCTTTGACGAGAACATGAAGACGGGCTATCTGACGGATGAGCAGGTTAAGAAGCTTGAGGGGATAATAGAGAATCCCAGCGCCCATGGAATCCCCGCGTGGGCGGTCAACAGGCCTAAGGACTACGAGACTGGCAAGGACCTTCACCTCATCACGGCCAAGCTCGCTATGGCCTGGCGCGAGGACTTCAACAGGCTCAGGAGAATCAGGTCATACAGGGGCATCAGGCTGGAGCGCGGTCTGCCCGTTAGGGGTCAGAGGACCAGGTCCAACTTCAGGCATGGAAGCACGCTCGGTGTGAGCAGGAAGAAGAAGTGA
- a CDS encoding 30S ribosomal protein S11, protein MSEEVQQVNLKKKEKWGVAHIYSSYNNTIIHITDITGAETVSRWSGGMVVKADRDEPSPYAAMIAARRAAEEAMEKGFVGVHIKVRAPGGSKSKSPGPGAQAAIRALARAGLRIGRVEDATPIPHDGTRPKGGRRGRRV, encoded by the coding sequence ATGAGTGAGGAAGTCCAGCAGGTTAACCTCAAGAAGAAGGAGAAGTGGGGAGTCGCCCACATCTACTCCAGTTACAACAACACCATAATCCACATCACCGACATAACCGGAGCCGAGACAGTCTCTAGGTGGAGCGGTGGTATGGTCGTCAAGGCTGACAGGGATGAGCCCTCCCCGTACGCTGCCATGATAGCCGCCAGGAGGGCCGCCGAGGAGGCCATGGAGAAGGGCTTCGTCGGCGTCCACATCAAAGTCCGCGCCCCGGGAGGAAGCAAGAGCAAGAGCCCGGGTCCGGGTGCCCAGGCAGCCATCCGTGCCCTCGCCAGGGCCGGACTCAGGATAGGCCGCGTTGAAGACGCCACCCCGATTCCCCACGACGGCACCAGACCAAAGGGCGGCAGAAGGGGCAGGAGAGTCTGA
- a CDS encoding FUN14 domain-containing protein produces MNFDLDGMTGDLGVGAVTGFITGYALKKFIKIVTAIIGAYILSLFWLQQKGVISINTDKLFNLSGSVTQQVVSLGQKVVGILPGTTAFVAGFYFGFQKG; encoded by the coding sequence ATGAACTTTGATCTGGACGGGATGACTGGCGACCTTGGAGTTGGTGCCGTTACTGGGTTTATAACCGGATACGCACTCAAGAAGTTCATCAAGATAGTCACCGCCATCATTGGGGCGTATATTCTCAGCTTGTTCTGGCTCCAGCAGAAGGGAGTTATATCAATAAACACCGACAAACTCTTCAACCTCAGTGGTAGTGTTACCCAGCAGGTTGTTAGCCTCGGACAGAAGGTCGTGGGAATACTTCCTGGAACTACTGCTTTCGTAGCAGGGTTCTATTTTGGTTTTCAGAAGGGCTGA
- a CDS encoding integrase, producing the protein MVRWPGFEPGPAAWQTIKPQKRSSSKTKLTAELFKAIAERKAEFNKWIKTTSLQEKQKRNYSKAINRIMILYDLKKALKGSKTDRLALRKFIKFLHEKGYIDPIEYQELKQIIQLPKSGINTYIYTNEDIKQVLSSTTDPTKKLYLQLVISSGLRRSHARIAFNRLATGTEFKKLGDIAVLDLFISHASKRAFVCVCPAKLAEKIQQHGKKLSENQVHKLTQKGIKFNAIRKWFYTTARRLEIPPDIVDFWQGRAIKNIGAKHYLDMLEMTRKYYPHLLKELRKFYYD; encoded by the coding sequence ATGGTGCGGTGGCCGGGATTTGAACCCGGGCCAGCGGCGTGGCAGACAATAAAGCCACAAAAGCGGAGCAGCAGCAAAACAAAGCTCACAGCAGAGCTATTCAAAGCAATAGCGGAGCGCAAAGCAGAATTCAACAAGTGGATCAAAACAACAAGCCTACAAGAAAAGCAAAAGCGGAACTACAGCAAAGCAATAAACAGAATCATGATCCTGTACGACCTGAAAAAAGCCCTGAAAGGCTCCAAAACCGACAGACTGGCACTGAGAAAATTCATAAAATTCCTCCACGAAAAAGGGTACATTGACCCCATAGAGTACCAAGAACTCAAACAAATCATACAACTCCCAAAATCAGGAATCAACACTTACATCTATACAAACGAGGACATAAAACAAGTACTCTCATCAACAACAGACCCCACAAAGAAACTCTACCTCCAACTCGTCATAAGCTCAGGACTACGCCGTTCACATGCACGTATCGCCTTCAACCGCCTCGCAACAGGCACGGAATTCAAAAAACTCGGCGACATTGCCGTACTTGACCTATTCATCTCCCACGCCTCAAAAAGAGCATTCGTATGCGTATGTCCCGCCAAACTCGCAGAAAAGATACAACAGCACGGCAAAAAATTATCAGAGAACCAAGTTCACAAACTGACCCAAAAAGGCATAAAATTCAATGCAATACGAAAATGGTTCTACACAACCGCTCGCCGCCTGGAGATACCCCCAGACATTGTCGATTTCTGGCAAGGAAGGGCAATAAAAAACATCGGCGCAAAACACTACCTCGACATGCTCGAAATGACGAGAAAGTACTACCCCCACCTCCTCAAAGAACTCCGAAAATTTTATTACGATTAA
- a CDS encoding 50S ribosomal protein L40e, protein MARFPEAEARIFRKLVCMRCGATNPWGAKKCRKCGYKGLRPKAREPRGGMGR, encoded by the coding sequence ATGGCGAGATTTCCGGAAGCTGAGGCAAGGATCTTCAGAAAGCTTGTTTGCATGCGCTGCGGTGCCACAAACCCGTGGGGCGCAAAGAAATGCAGAAAGTGCGGCTACAAGGGCCTCCGCCCGAAGGCAAGGGAGCCGCGCGGTGGAATGGGACGCTGA
- a CDS encoding class I SAM-dependent methyltransferase: MSHYYSEEPGTPLKTKTIEVCIRGHCFKFVTASGVFSFGKIDRGTELLIESMVLNEGWRVLDLGCGYGPVGIVVSRFVDYVVMTDVNRRAISIAKKNLKINRVRNAEVRWGSLYGPVSGEKFNSIITNPPVHAGKDTLREIVINAPKHLNDGGLLQLVIRTNQGAKYIKALMEETFTEVRELAKGSGYRVYAGIA, translated from the coding sequence ATGAGCCACTACTACTCAGAAGAGCCAGGAACGCCGCTGAAGACGAAGACGATCGAGGTCTGCATTAGGGGGCACTGTTTCAAGTTTGTCACGGCCAGTGGGGTCTTCTCCTTCGGGAAGATTGACAGGGGCACCGAACTGCTCATCGAGAGTATGGTTCTTAACGAGGGTTGGCGGGTCCTAGATCTGGGCTGTGGCTACGGTCCCGTAGGTATCGTTGTGTCCCGCTTCGTGGATTACGTCGTCATGACCGATGTAAACCGGAGGGCAATCAGCATCGCAAAGAAAAACTTAAAAATCAACCGTGTTAGGAACGCTGAAGTCAGATGGGGGTCGCTTTATGGCCCTGTAAGTGGCGAGAAGTTCAACTCGATAATTACCAATCCCCCCGTCCATGCGGGAAAGGATACTTTGAGGGAAATAGTTATAAACGCACCAAAGCATCTGAACGACGGGGGATTGCTTCAGCTGGTCATTCGCACTAATCAGGGCGCAAAATATATTAAGGCCCTGATGGAGGAGACCTTTACCGAAGTGCGTGAGCTTGCAAAGGGAAGCGGGTATCGGGTGTATGCCGGGATCGCCTAG
- a CDS encoding DNA-directed RNA polymerase subunit K, which translates to MFRYTRFEKARIIGARALQIAMGAPLLVNIPEGATPLQAAMIEFEKGIIPITVVRPS; encoded by the coding sequence ATGTTCAGGTATACCCGCTTTGAAAAGGCCAGGATAATAGGAGCGCGGGCCCTTCAGATAGCGATGGGCGCACCCCTACTCGTCAACATACCGGAGGGTGCCACTCCCCTCCAGGCCGCCATGATCGAGTTTGAGAAGGGCATTATACCAATAACCGTTGTAAGACCGAGCTGA
- the rplM gene encoding 50S ribosomal protein L13, whose amino-acid sequence MRIINAEGLILGRLASKVAKMLLEGEEVIIVNADKAVITGNREDIFAKYKQRTELRTRSNPRKGPFYPKRSDEIVRRTVRGMLPWKTDRGRRAFRRLKVYAGVPKEFEGREFETVVEAHSSRVGTPKYVTVGEVAKFLGGKI is encoded by the coding sequence ATGAGGATAATTAACGCTGAAGGACTCATACTCGGAAGGCTTGCCTCAAAGGTTGCCAAGATGCTCCTTGAGGGTGAGGAGGTCATCATAGTCAACGCTGACAAGGCCGTTATCACCGGCAACCGCGAGGACATCTTCGCCAAGTACAAGCAGAGGACAGAGCTCAGGACGAGGAGCAACCCAAGGAAGGGACCGTTCTACCCGAAGAGGAGCGACGAGATCGTTAGGAGAACCGTTAGGGGCATGCTCCCCTGGAAGACCGACCGTGGAAGGAGGGCCTTCAGGAGGCTCAAGGTTTACGCAGGTGTTCCAAAGGAGTTCGAGGGCAGGGAGTTTGAGACCGTTGTTGAGGCCCACAGCTCCCGGGTTGGAACTCCCAAGTACGTTACCGTCGGTGAGGTCGCCAAGTTCCTCGGTGGAAAGATCTGA
- a CDS encoding RNA-guided pseudouridylation complex pseudouridine synthase subunit Cbf5 translates to MVRNEVRRILPADIKREVVVKDDKAETNPKWGFPPEKRPIEMHMQFGIINLDKPPGPTSHEVVAWIKKLLNLSKAGHGGTLDPKVSGILPVALERATRVVQALLPAGKEYVALMHLHGDVPEGRIRAVMKEFQGEIIQRPPLRSAVKRRLRTRKVYYIEVLEIDGRDVLFRVGVEAGTYIRSLIHHLGLALGVGAHMAELRRTRSGPFKEDETLVTLHDLIDYYHFWKEDGIEEYFRKAIQPMEKAVEHLPKVWIRDSAVSAVTHGADLAVPGIVKLHKGMKKGDLVAVMTLKDELVALGKATMTTGEILQKSKGIAVDVDKVFMPRDWYPKLWKDKE, encoded by the coding sequence ATGGTGAGGAACGAAGTGAGGAGAATCCTCCCCGCTGATATCAAGAGGGAAGTGGTTGTGAAGGACGATAAGGCGGAGACCAACCCCAAGTGGGGCTTCCCGCCGGAGAAGAGGCCGATTGAGATGCACATGCAGTTCGGCATAATAAACCTGGACAAGCCACCTGGGCCGACGAGCCACGAGGTCGTTGCTTGGATTAAAAAGCTCCTGAACCTGAGCAAGGCCGGCCACGGTGGAACCCTCGACCCAAAGGTCAGCGGTATTTTACCGGTCGCCCTTGAGAGGGCAACAAGAGTTGTGCAGGCCCTCCTCCCGGCTGGAAAGGAGTACGTCGCATTAATGCACCTCCACGGCGACGTCCCGGAGGGGAGGATAAGGGCCGTCATGAAGGAGTTCCAGGGAGAGATAATCCAGAGGCCCCCCCTGAGGAGCGCGGTCAAGAGAAGGCTGAGGACGAGGAAGGTCTACTACATAGAAGTGCTTGAGATAGACGGAAGGGACGTCCTCTTCCGCGTTGGGGTCGAGGCCGGTACCTACATCCGTTCGCTCATTCACCACCTCGGCCTGGCTTTGGGGGTTGGGGCGCACATGGCCGAGCTCAGGAGAACGAGGAGCGGCCCCTTCAAGGAGGACGAGACCCTCGTGACCCTCCACGACCTCATCGACTACTACCACTTCTGGAAGGAGGACGGAATAGAAGAATACTTCAGAAAGGCTATCCAGCCTATGGAGAAGGCTGTAGAGCACCTGCCCAAGGTGTGGATTAGAGACTCGGCGGTTTCAGCCGTAACCCACGGTGCCGACTTGGCCGTCCCGGGCATAGTTAAGCTCCACAAGGGCATGAAGAAGGGCGACCTCGTTGCAGTAATGACGCTCAAAGACGAACTTGTGGCTCTGGGTAAGGCAACGATGACCACCGGTGAGATACTCCAGAAGAGCAAGGGCATAGCGGTCGATGTGGACAAAGTCTTCATGCCGAGGGACTGGTATCCTAAGCTTTGGAAGGATAAAGAGTGA
- a CDS encoding DNA-directed RNA polymerase subunit D, with translation MAGKIEFEVLDKRADSIRFILRGVDVAFANALRRTILADVPTFAIDEVEFFENDSALFDEIISHRLAMVPLTTPHERFSLDSLELDDYTVTLSLELEGPAVVYSGDLKSDDEGVKPANPDIPIVKLAEGQKLTLNAYAKLGRGKDHAKWQPGFVYYKYLTRLHVSKEIPDWEEIKALAEKRGLPVEEKDNELVVTTVKAFYLPRKFDAYMGDGISEEVIPATFVFTVESNGELPVEEMVTTALKILMRKSDRFISELHKLAD, from the coding sequence ATGGCCGGAAAAATTGAGTTTGAGGTTCTTGATAAGCGGGCCGACTCCATCAGGTTTATCCTCCGCGGAGTAGATGTTGCCTTCGCAAACGCACTGAGAAGGACGATCCTGGCGGATGTCCCGACCTTTGCCATTGATGAAGTGGAATTCTTCGAAAACGATTCAGCTCTCTTTGATGAGATAATATCCCACAGGCTGGCTATGGTTCCCCTCACCACTCCCCACGAGAGGTTTTCCCTCGATTCCCTTGAGCTTGATGACTACACGGTGACCCTCTCACTTGAATTGGAGGGGCCTGCCGTTGTCTACTCTGGAGACCTCAAGAGTGACGATGAGGGTGTAAAACCGGCTAATCCAGATATTCCAATAGTGAAGCTTGCAGAGGGGCAGAAGCTCACGCTCAACGCCTACGCGAAGCTCGGCCGCGGGAAGGATCACGCCAAGTGGCAGCCGGGGTTCGTTTACTACAAGTACCTCACGCGCCTTCACGTCAGCAAAGAAATTCCAGACTGGGAGGAGATTAAAGCCCTCGCGGAGAAACGCGGTCTCCCTGTTGAAGAAAAGGATAACGAACTAGTGGTCACCACAGTTAAGGCCTTTTACCTCCCGCGGAAATTTGATGCCTACATGGGTGATGGTATCTCTGAGGAGGTAATCCCCGCTACATTCGTCTTTACTGTGGAAAGCAATGGAGAACTCCCCGTTGAGGAAATGGTGACCACTGCGCTCAAGATATTGATGAGAAAGAGCGATAGATTTATAAGCGAACTTCATAAATTAGCCGACTGA
- a CDS encoding 50S ribosomal protein L18e: MVKRTGPTDINLRRLIRYLRKKSNEEEVKVWKDIAWRLEGPRRQRAEVNISKINRYTKDGDTVIVPGSVLGAGKLEHKVVVAAWKVSEAARKKIVEAGGEVLTIEELIERNPKGSGVIIME, translated from the coding sequence ATGGTTAAGAGAACAGGACCAACTGACATAAACTTGAGGAGGCTCATCCGGTACCTCCGGAAGAAGTCCAACGAGGAAGAAGTCAAGGTCTGGAAAGACATCGCCTGGCGCCTTGAGGGTCCCAGGAGGCAGAGGGCTGAGGTGAACATCAGCAAGATCAACCGCTACACTAAGGACGGAGACACCGTCATCGTCCCAGGGAGTGTTCTTGGGGCAGGAAAGCTTGAGCACAAGGTCGTTGTTGCCGCATGGAAGGTCAGCGAAGCTGCCAGGAAGAAGATAGTCGAGGCCGGTGGTGAGGTCCTCACTATTGAGGAGCTCATTGAGAGAAACCCGAAGGGTAGTGGAGTAATCATAATGGAGTGA
- a CDS encoding PadR family transcriptional regulator, whose amino-acid sequence MSTPMERLRSKITKEVLWLYILRLLKERPMYAYELKQKIKDAFGFEPATVSSYVVLYKLEKDGYVTAEWQESENGKPSRKYYRLTPEGETLLEEGVKFLEETLAKLKGE is encoded by the coding sequence ATGTCCACACCCATGGAGAGACTCAGGAGCAAGATAACAAAGGAAGTTCTCTGGCTTTACATCTTAAGGCTTCTAAAGGAGAGACCCATGTACGCGTACGAACTGAAACAGAAGATAAAGGATGCCTTCGGATTTGAACCTGCAACAGTCAGCTCATATGTCGTTCTCTATAAGCTGGAAAAGGACGGGTACGTTACCGCAGAATGGCAGGAGAGTGAGAACGGAAAGCCCTCAAGAAAGTACTACAGGCTAACGCCTGAGGGGGAGACCCTCCTAGAAGAGGGAGTTAAATTCCTCGAAGAGACACTCGCAAAACTGAAGGGAGAATGA
- the rpsB gene encoding 30S ribosomal protein S2 produces the protein MEEYLVPLDQYLAAGVHIGTQQKTQDMRKFIYRVRQDGLYVLDVRKTDERLRVAGKFLARFDPESVLAVSVRLYGQKPVKKFGEVTGARTIPGRFLPGTMTNPQVKNFIEPDVLVVTDPRADHQALKEAVEIGIPIVALVDTENFLSYVDLAIPTNNKGRKALALIYWILAREVLYNREEIESREDFKIPVEDFEMRIIRG, from the coding sequence ATGGAGGAGTATCTGGTTCCGCTCGATCAGTACCTTGCCGCCGGTGTCCACATCGGCACCCAGCAGAAGACCCAGGACATGAGGAAGTTTATATATCGCGTCAGGCAGGACGGTCTCTACGTCCTTGACGTCAGGAAGACCGACGAGCGCCTGAGGGTCGCCGGCAAATTCCTCGCCAGGTTCGATCCTGAGAGCGTTCTCGCCGTCAGCGTCAGGCTCTACGGTCAGAAGCCTGTCAAGAAGTTCGGTGAGGTTACCGGTGCCAGGACAATACCCGGCCGTTTCCTTCCAGGAACTATGACCAACCCACAGGTCAAGAACTTCATCGAGCCGGACGTTCTCGTAGTCACTGACCCAAGAGCAGACCACCAGGCTCTGAAGGAAGCCGTTGAGATAGGAATACCCATAGTTGCCCTCGTTGACACCGAGAACTTCCTGAGTTACGTTGACCTTGCCATCCCGACCAACAACAAGGGGAGGAAGGCCCTGGCGCTCATCTACTGGATCCTCGCCAGGGAGGTTCTCTACAACAGGGAGGAGATTGAGAGCAGGGAGGACTTCAAGATCCCGGTTGAGGACTTTGAGATGAGGATAATCCGCGGCTGA
- a CDS encoding 30S ribosomal protein S9, protein MKVIQTAGKRKTAVARATIREGKGRVRINHKPVEIIEPEIARFAIMEPLVLAGEEIVGKVDIDVKVEGGGFMGQAEAARVAIARALVEWTNDMNLKEKFMKYDRTMLVGDSRRTEPHKPNRSTKGPRAKRQKSYR, encoded by the coding sequence ATGAAGGTCATTCAGACTGCTGGTAAGAGGAAGACGGCCGTTGCGAGGGCCACCATCAGGGAAGGAAAGGGGCGCGTCAGGATCAACCACAAGCCCGTTGAGATCATCGAGCCGGAGATAGCCCGCTTTGCCATCATGGAGCCTCTGGTCCTTGCCGGCGAGGAGATCGTGGGCAAGGTCGACATCGACGTCAAGGTCGAGGGTGGCGGCTTCATGGGACAGGCCGAGGCTGCCCGCGTTGCCATAGCCAGGGCCCTCGTTGAGTGGACCAACGACATGAACCTGAAGGAAAAGTTTATGAAGTACGACAGAACAATGCTCGTCGGTGACAGCAGGAGAACCGAGCCCCACAAGCCCAACCGCTCAACAAAGGGTCCGAGGGCCAAGAGGCAGAAGTCCTACCGCTGA
- a CDS encoding 30S ribosomal protein S4 — protein MGDPKRQRKRYETPSHPWIKERLDRERVIMKKYALKNKKELWRHETQLKEFRRRARRLLAARGKQAEIERAQLLQRLNRLGLLPADAALDDVLSLTLEDVLDRRLQTLVFKKGLARTMRQARQLIVHGHIEVNGQVIRSPGYLVLKEEEGTIVYNKNSPFAKESHPERVVIEQAQKGEAA, from the coding sequence ATGGGAGACCCAAAGAGGCAGAGGAAGAGGTATGAGACTCCCTCTCACCCGTGGATTAAGGAGAGGCTTGACCGCGAAAGGGTCATCATGAAGAAGTACGCCCTCAAAAACAAGAAGGAGCTCTGGCGCCACGAGACCCAGCTCAAGGAGTTTAGGCGTAGGGCCAGGCGCCTTCTGGCAGCACGTGGAAAGCAGGCTGAAATCGAAAGGGCCCAGCTCCTCCAGAGGCTCAACAGGCTTGGCCTCCTTCCTGCCGATGCCGCACTCGATGACGTTCTCTCGCTCACCCTTGAGGACGTCCTCGACAGAAGGCTTCAAACCCTCGTCTTCAAGAAGGGCCTTGCCAGGACCATGAGGCAGGCCAGACAGCTCATAGTCCACGGCCACATTGAGGTAAACGGTCAGGTCATCCGCTCACCGGGTTACCTCGTCCTCAAGGAGGAAGAGGGCACCATAGTCTACAACAAGAACTCCCCATTTGCCAAGGAGAGCCACCCCGAGAGGGTTGTTATTGAACAGGCTCAGAAGGGTGAGGCCGCATGA